DNA from Thermococcus bergensis:
TACCTCGGCATTCTTAACGTTGTTGATTTTTAAGTTTTTCTTTGCTATGCTCACAGCTCTTTTGTTTATGTCGGTCATCACAACGTAATCAACAAAGCGGGAAGCAACGATCCCAATCACTCCGTAACCGCATCCCAAATCAAGAACCCGCCAGTTTTTCTCAAGTATCATATTATTTACAAGGAGTTCTGTCCCTCTATCCAGCTTGCCAAAGGAAAAGACACCGCTGGCTGTTATAAATTTAAAACGCTCCCCCCTAATAAATACCTCAATCATCTTGGTCTTTAACGGAACATTTGGCTCTTGGGAATAATAGTGGCTCATGCTCGAAGATTGGAAGAGGGGTTTATAAAGTTGAACCTCTCCCCTTTGCCTACACAGCAACCTTTGCTTGCACAAAGCTTGACCAAAAAGCAATTACTGTTAAAAAGGAGCTGAAGAGAATTTGTACGTGCTGTTACTGGGCTAGTTTTTAGGGCTTTCCAAGTCAGAAGTTGCCAGTCTTTAGTGGGTTTACTCTCTCCTGCGCCCTTGGCGCTTATAAAGAAACCCCTTGTGAAAGAGGAAATTTTAAGGGAAGGCAACAAAATAATCGCCAAGAGAAAGAACACGTACTAACTTTGATGAAACTTTGCCTGCGCAAAG
Protein-coding regions in this window:
- a CDS encoding class I SAM-dependent methyltransferase, with product MSHYYSQEPNVPLKTKMIEVFIRGERFKFITASGVFSFGKLDRGTELLVNNMILEKNWRVLDLGCGYGVIGIVASRFVDYVVMTDINKRAVSIAKKNLKINNVKNAEVRWGHLYEPVKGERFHSIITNPPVHAGKDVLREIVINAPHHLYDGGLLQIVIRTNQGAKYIKGLMEENFKEVKEIAKGSGFRVYAGIA